Proteins encoded by one window of Corythoichthys intestinalis isolate RoL2023-P3 chromosome 20, ASM3026506v1, whole genome shotgun sequence:
- the LOC130908368 gene encoding cilia- and flagella-associated protein 45-like, producing the protein MFSSNCSACVVSIVSYFPSDSSKAKTLSFNLASSAFKSPTWFSNCPKLNKDSISQVFRTSFRMDLKFKTPEKTTVICHQGFLYNIRMPSGGSRSNPVVLTIPEHERILANARGPNAIEREQLALDEKAEKKQEIINAGKIQRDKILERDKLSMIQESENRKAAEKELYLEYQCRREKAQMQGSMQIIKLDRRILNSKIQAERDKQLKWKKSCESVEHSREKEEFGRVLKCTQEALALEAQKNKNRQEEGRKHLDAIKKQVKEREEAAQIKRHKTLTDFIRTKAKWIQKDKWLNELKAERLQDFYNCGIPEEYRLYVGKKAAEDGVNLMDSQYRTFKTYDILPRWVTAGTEAMKAHIKSQNVEKEFGK; encoded by the exons ATGTTTTCCTCAAACTGCTCAGCCTGTGTCGTCAGCATCGTTTCATACTTCCCCTCGGACTCTTCCAAAGCAAAGACTCTATCCTTCAACTTGGCCTCCAGTGCCTTCAAGTCCCCTACCTGGTTCTCCAA CTGCCCCAAATTAAATAAGGATTCCATCAGTCAAGTGTTCAGAACTTCCTTCAGGATGGATCTCAAGTTTAAGACGCCGGAAAAAACAACTGTAATCTGCCACCAAGGCTTCCTTTACAACATCAGGATGCCGAGTGGCGGTTCCAGAAGCAATCCCGTGGTGCTCACCATTCCGGAGCACGAGCGGATCCTTGCCAATGCCAGAGGACCCAATGCTATCGAGAGAGAACAGCTGGCTCTGGATGAAAAGGCTGAGAAAAAGCAGGAAATCATCAATGCTGGCAAGATTCAGAGAGATAAAATATTGGAAAGGGATAAGCTGTCCATGATACAGGAGTCGGAGAACAGGAAGGCGGCCGAGAAGGAGCTGTACTTGGAGTACCAGTGTCGGCGAGAGAAGGCACAGATGCAAGGGAGCATGCAGATCATCAAGCTAGACCGCAGGATTCTCAACAGCAAGATCCAGGCCGAGCGGGACAAGCAGCTAAAATGGAAAAAGAGCTGCGAGTCGGTTGAGCACTCCAGAGAGAAGGAAGAGTTTGGGAGGGTTCTGAAGTGTACCCAAGAGGCCCTGGCTCTGGAGGCCCAGAAGAACAAGAACCGGCAGGAGGAGGGCCGTAAGCACCTAGATGCGATCAAAAAGCAG GTGAAGGAACGCGAGGAGGCAGCCCAAATCAAACGTCACAAGACGCTCACTGACTTCATTCGTACCAAAGCCAAATGGATACAGAAGGACAAGTGGCTGAACGAGTTGAAAGCGGAGCGGCTGCAAGATTTCTACAACTGCGGGATCCCTGAAGAGTACCGCCTCTATGTTGGCAAGAAGGCTGCAGAGGATGGCGTCAACCTCATGGATTCCCAGTACCGTACATTCAAaacgtatgacatactccctagGTGGGTGACGGCTGGGACCGAAGCCATGAAAGCGCACATCAAGAGTCAGAATGTTGAGAAGGAGTTTGGGAAATAA